A genomic region of Capra hircus breed San Clemente chromosome 19, ASM170441v1, whole genome shotgun sequence contains the following coding sequences:
- the TMEM100 gene encoding transmembrane protein 100, giving the protein MTDEPIKEILGTPKSPKPVAMEKNANGEVVVTMVPLVSEIQLAAATGGAELSCYRCVVPFAVVVLITGTVVTAVAYSFNSHGSIISILGLVLLSLGLFLLASSVLCWKVRQRSKKAKRRESQTTLVANQRGWFV; this is encoded by the coding sequence ATGACAGACGAGCCCATAAAGGAGATCCTGGGAACCCCAAAGTCTCCCAAGCCGGtggcaatggaaaagaatgccAATGGCGAAGTGGTGGTTACCATGGTGCCCCTGGTCAGCGAGATTCAGCTGGCGGCCGCCACCGGGGGCGCTGAGCTCTCCTGCTACCgctgtgtcgtccccttcgccgTGGTGGTCCTCATCACCGGGACCGTGGTCACCGCCGTGGCGTACAGCTTCAACTCCCACGGCTCCATCATCTCCATCCTGGGCCTGGtccttctgtccctgggactttTTCTGTTAGCGTCCAGCGTTCTGTGCTGGAAAGTGAGGCAGAGGAGCAAGAAAGCCAAGAGGCGGGAGAGCCAGACAACTCTGGTGGCGAATCAGAGAGGCTGGTTTGTTTAG